TCTGGGCGTCACGTTCGGCACCGAGACCGGTGACGTGCCCGCCGTCCGCGGCGTCGCGCTGGCCGTCGCGCCCGGCGAGACCCTCGCCCTGGTCGGCGAGTCCGGCTCCGGCAAGTCGACCGTGGCGCTCGCCGCGATGGGCCTGCTGCCGGCCAACGCCCGTGTCACCGGCTCGGTCTCCGTCGGCGGCCGGCAGGTGATCGGCACTTCCGAGGCCGAACTCGCCGGGCTGCGCGGCCGGTCCGCGGCCATGGTGTTCCAGGAGCCCGCGACCGCGCTCGACCCGCTGACGCGGATCGGCGCGCAGATCGCCGAGGTGATCCGCAACCACCGGGACGTGCACGCCCGCGAGGCCGCGCGGGAGGCCGTCGAGCTGCTGCGCCGCGTCGGCATACCCGACCCGGAGCAGCGCGCGTCCGCCTTCCCGTTCCAGCTCTCGGGCGGGCAGCGGCAGCGCGTCGTCATCGCCATGGCCATCGCCAACAGCCCCAGCCTGCTGATCGCCGACGAGCCGACCACCGCGCTCGACGTCACCGTGCAGGCCGAGGTCCTCGACCTGCTGCGCGCGCTGGCCGCCGACTCCGGCACCGGCGTCCTGCTCGTCACGCACAACATGGGCGTGGTCGCGGACTTCGCCGACCGGGTCGCCGTGATGCTCGACGGCGAGATCGTCGAGACCGGAACGGTGACGGACGTCCTGCTGCGGCCCCGGCACGACTACACCAAGCGGCTGCTGGGGGCCGTGCCGCGGCTTGCGGTGGCGGAGGCGGGCGCGGCCGGCGGTGCGCCGGGTGCCGGGTCCGCGGGTGCGGGTGGCGCCGGGACCGCGGACGCCGCGGGTGCCGCCGCCAAGAGCACGGACACGGATACGGGTGCCGCCAAGAACACGGACGCCGGTGGGCATGCGGACGCCACCGGGCATGCGGAAGCCGGTGGTGCCGGCGAGGCCGTGGTCGCCCTGGAAGGCGTGTCGGTGCGGTTCGGCCGCGGGCCTGGCGCCGTGCAGGCGCTCGACGAGGTGACGCTGTCCGTGCGGGCGGGGGAGACCGTCGGCCTGGTCGGCGAGTCGGGTTCGGGCAAGTCCACCGCGGCCAGGGTCGCGCTCGGTCTCGTCCAGCCGTCCGCCGGCTCGGTCCGGCTCTTCGGCTCCGACCTGCGCCGGTCGAGGGGGCGCGCACGCCGCGCCCTGCTCTCCGGCGTCGGCGTCGTCCTCCAGGACCCGGTGGCCTCGCTCGACGCCCGGATGAGCGTCGCCGAGTGCGTCGCGGAGCCGCTGTACGTGCACCGCGGCAAGATGACCGCGGTGCAGCGCCGGGCCAGGGTCGCCGACGTCCTCGACAGGGTCCGCCTGCCGCGGGCGCTGGCGAACCGCGCGCCGCGCGAGCTGTCCGGCGGGCAGCGCCAGCGGGTCAGCCTGGCCCGCGCCCTGGTCCTCGAACCCCGGCTGCTGGTCGCCGACGAGCCGACCAGCGCGCTCGACGTCAGCGTGCAGGCGGCGGTGCTGGAGGTGGTGAGGGAGCTCCAGGACGAGTTCGGCTTCGCCTGCCTCTTCGTCTCGCACGACCTCGCCGTCGTCCAGCAGTTCGCGCAGCGCGTCGTCGTGATGCGCGCGGGCCGGATCGAGGAGCAGGGCAGCACCGCGACCACGCTGCTGCACCCCGAGACGGACTACACCCGCCGGCTGATCGCGGCCGTGCCCGTGCCGGACCCGGAACTCCAGCGCCGCAGGCGCACGGCACGCCAGGCCGCGCTCGCCGCGGGCAGAACGGCGGCGGGTGCGTGAACGACGCTTCTCGGCGCCGGGACGCGGGCAACGCGTCCCCGGCGCACCGCCCGGTGCCCGGATCCGCCCGGCCGGCGCACGGCCCCACGGCGAACGGCACGGCTCACGCGGCCACGGAGGGTGCGGCACGCGGCGTGGCGGACGGCGCTGTGTCCGGGACACCGGATGGCCCGGCACCGGGAGCGGGGGCCTCGGCACCCGGGCCGGCCGCGAACGGCTCGGCGCCGGAACCACCGGCGAACGGCGGCGCGCCCGAGGTGTTCGCGGGCGTCGACATAGGCGGCACCACCACCCAGGTGGTCCTCTGCACGGCCGACCTCACCGTGGTCCGCGGCACCGAGGTGCCCACGCCCGCGGCCGAGGGCGGCAGCGCCATGGTCGGCGCCGCACTCGACGCGCTGAACGGGCTGCTGGAGGGGCCCGGCTACCGGCTCGCCGGGGTCGGGGTGGGAGCGGCCGGCGTCGTCGACGCCCGGGAGGGCCGGGTCCTCGTCGCCAGCGACTCGTTCCACGCGTGGGCGGGCTTCCCGGTGACGGAGACGGTCCGCTCGGCGCTGGGCGTGCCGGCCTTCCTCGACAACGACGTCAACGCCTTCCTGCGCGGCGAGGCCACCAAGGGCGCCGTCGCGGGGGAGTCCCACGTGCTCGGCATGACCCTCGGCACGGGCGTGGGCGGGGCGCTGTGGGTGGACGGAGCCCTGCTCGACGGCCCGCACGGCGCGGCGGGCGAGATCGGGCACATCCCCGGCTTCGGCGACCTGCCCTGCACGTGCGGTGGCCGGGGCCACCTGGAGACCCTGGCTTCGGGCCGCTCGATCTCCGCCCGGTACGCGGAACGGACCGGCCGCCACCACACCGCCGGGGAGATAGCGAACGCGGCGGCCCAGGCCGACCCGGACGCCATCGCCGTGTTCGAGGCGGCCGGCGCCGCCATCGCCCGCGCACTCCTCATCACGGCGGGCCTCGTGGACATCACGACGGCGGTGATCGGTGGCGGAGTAAGCCGCGCCTGGCCGATCCTCGCCCCCGTCATCGAGGCCGCACTCGACGCGGAGCCCCCGGTCAGCGGCAACCCGGTCCACGTCGTACGCGCGGCCCTCGGCAGCCGTGCGGTCGCGGTGGGGGCGGCTTCGCGGGTGCGGCGGGAGTTGGGTTCCGGGGCGGTACGGGGCATGTAGGGCACCGCCCGCTGACGCGTGCGACGTTGACCTTTATGCTCCCCCGTGCCCCCGGACAGGCCGGCAGGTCGCGCACCGGGGCCCTGACAACCGGGGGGACACACGGTGGAGTTCACGAAGGATCCGGATCGCCCCGGCCTGGGTGCCGCGCTGACGGCAGTCGGGGTGCCCCTGGACGAGGTGGCCGACTGCCGCGAGTTGGGTGGCGGTACCTACAACACCGTCTTCCGGGTGCGCCGCACCGACGGCACCGGTCTCGTGGTGAAGCTCGCGCCGGATCCGGCCACCCCGGTGCTGGGCTACGAGCGCGGCATCCTCGGTACCGAGGCGCTCTACTACGAGCGGGTGGGCGGCCTGCCCGGGGTGCGCGTGCCGCACGTGCGGGTGGGGGAGCCGGGGGCCGGCGGCGCGGTGGGTGCCGGTGGATTCCTGGTGATGTCCGAGTGTCCCGGCACCTCCTGGTACGAGCTGGGCGACGGGCTCGGTGCCGGGGAGCGCCGGGCCCTCCGGGCCGAGCTGGGCCGCCAGCTGGCCGCCGTCCACACCCTCGCCGGGGAGGGCTTCGGCTACCCGGCCGAGCCGTTCGGGCCGCTGCGGTCCGGATGGCGCGTGGCCTTCCTGGAGATGGTCGGCGGGGTCCTCGCCGACGCCGTCCGGTTCGGCGTTCCGCTGCCGCGCCCCGCCGAGGAGATCCACGAGCTGTTCGCGGCGCAGGGCCCCGTGCTCGACGAGGTGACCGTCCCGCGTCTGGTCCACTTCGACCTGTGGGACGGGAACATCCTCGTCGACCGCGGGACCGCCGGGGGTTCGTCCGGGCCCCGGGAAGGCGCGACCTCCGGCCAGCCCCGGATCGGCGCGCTGATCGACGCCGAGCGGGCCTTCTGGGGTGACCCGCTCGCCGAGTTCGTCTCCCTGGCGCTGTTCGGGGACATCGAGGACGACCCCGCCTTCCTGGCCGGATACCGCGCGGCCGGCGGCACGGTCACCTTCGACACCGCGGCGCGCCGGCGCCTGGAGCTGTACCGCTGCTACCTCCACCTGATCATGTGGACGGAGGCCGTGCCGCGCGGCTACGGCGAGGAGCGCCGCGCCTGGCTGCGCGAGCGGGTGCTCGGTCCGCTCGCGGCGACGCTCGACACCTGGCGGACGCGCTGAGCCAGGCCCCGCGCCGCCGAGCCCTGTCAAGCGTCGAAACCGGTCGTCCGACGTTTGCAAGCGGAAGAAGAGCCGTACGGGGCAGCTTAGGCGGGCAATCCTCCTATAAACGGGCGAAGTCGAGTTCCTCTCCCGCCTCTTGACGGGATGTTTCCTTCGGCAGTTGAATTCTTGCGAACCTCAAACCGCTTTGCCACACGTGCGTAGCGTGGCGGGCACGCCGGATGCGTACCCGCCGACCCCACCGCAAGCATGCGCAAATGGAGCGGAACACCGGCGAGCCGTGCCATCGATGCGGTGTGCCCTGCCGCGGGGTCTGAGTTCAGGGACTGAACATCGGAGTCGTCACATGGGCGTGTCACGACGTACGTTCCTCAGCACCATCGCCGGCGGGACGGGCGCCGCGGCGCTCGGCGCGGCCGCCGGCGCCGCGCACGCGGCCACCCCGGCGCCCCGGCCCGCAGCCAGGATCGCCGGACCCACCGCCAGCGGTCCCGGAGACGTGGTGGGCAAGATCAGCACGGGCTACCAGGGGTGGTTCGCCTGCGCCGGCGACGGGGCCCCCATCAACGGCTGGTGGCACTGGAGCCAGGACTGGGGCCGGTCCCCCTCGCCGTCGAACAACGCCATCAAGGCCTGGCCCGACATGCGCGAGTACGCCAGGGCGTACCCGACCGCCTACCCGAACCTCAACGGCGGGGGCCCGGCCACCCTCTTCTCCTCCTACGACCAGCAGACCGTGGACGTCCACTTCCAGTGGATGAGGACCTACGGCATCGACACCGCCGCCCTCCAGCGCTTCAACCCCAACAGCAGCGAGGGCGCGACCCGCGACGACATGGCGCGGAAGGTGCGCAGCGCGGCGGAGTCCAAGGGCGTGAAGTTCTACGTCATGTACGACGTCTCGGGCTGGACGAACATGCAGTCCGAGATCAAGGCCGACTGGACGAGCAAGATGTCCGCGCACACCGCGAGCGGGGCCTACGCCCGGCAGAACGGCAAGCCGGTGGTGTGCATCTGGGGCTTCGGCTACAACGACGGCAACCACCCGTTCAGCCAGTCCGCCTGCCTCGACGTCATCAACTGGTTCAAGGGCCGGGGCTGCTACGTGATCGGCGGGGTGCCGCGCGAATGGCGCACCGGCACCGGCGGCTCGCGCGCCGGGTACGGGGACGTCTACCACGCCCTGAACATGATCTCGCCCTGGATGGTCGGCGCGATCGGCGACGCCTCCGGCTCGGACAGCGCGTACTCCACCTACACCGTCCCCGACCAGGCCGACTGCAACGCCCACGGCATCGACTACCAGCCGTGCGTGCTGCCCGGCGACGTCTCGGCGCGGCAGCGGGCGCACGGCGACTTCATGTGGCGGCAGTTCTACAACATGTGCCGGGCGGGCGTGCAGGGCATCTACGTCTCGATGTTCGACGAGTACGGCGAGGGCAACCAGATCGCCAAGACCGCGGAGAACGCGTCCATGGTGCCGTCGGGCTCCGGCCTGTGGGCCCTGGACGAGGACGGCACCTCCTGCTCCTCCGACTACTACCTGCGTCTCACCGGCGACGGCGGCCGCATGCTCAAGGGCCAGATAGGGCTGACGCCGACGCGGCCGACGCGGCCGAGGGTGTAGGCGTCCGAGGCGACTCCAGGGCTGGGCCCCGGCTCCCGAGGCCGTCCGGGGGCGCTCCAGCAGCCGGGCTGCGTCGGCGGTGCCCACCAGGTGCTCGTTCGGGGCGAGAAGCCGGGGACTGATGCCCGTCGGTCGGGTCAGTTCGGGGTTTCCCCGCGGATGAGGAGCCGGCGCGACTCCTGCATCCCGTCGGGTAGTTCCTCGGGGGTGAACCATCGGGCCTCCAGGATCTCGAACGAGTCGATTGCCAGGTCGCCGCCGAGGAACTGGGCCTCGTAGGCGACTTCGACGCGCAGCCGGTAGCCGCTCTTGAGGTGCACGAGTCGACCCGCCTTGACGTCCAGGCCGGTCTCCTCGCGCACCTCCCGGGCGACGGTCGCGCCGAACTCCTCGCCCTTGATCGCGTAGCCGGTCGGCAGGCCCCACTGGCGGCCCTCGGGCCGAAGGCGGTGACGCAGCAGCAGCACACGGCCCTGGCCGTCCCGGACGACACCGGTCACGCCGACCATGAACTTGGCGTGAGCCAGCCACAGCAGGCGCCACTGCATCGGGCCGCGGATGATCCGCCACAGCCGAGCGATGACCTGCTTCATCTCGTTCCTCCTCAGCGAGCCGGACCGCGCCGTGCGGCCCGTGGAACCGCCACGATGACGTATTCGACGTGACCGTCCAAACACGCTGCGTATCAGGGGTGAGTGACTACAGGGGTGCGGAGGGGACCCCGCGGCCCTGCGGCGCACGGTCCATTGAGCCGTAGGCGGCGGGGGACCGGGAGGCGTAGCACGGCATGCCGCACACCGTTTGCATCGGGCGTAATTCCTTTACAACGGCCTGCACGAAGCGGTGGAAGGCGGGACCATAGGCGGCCCGAGGGGGAGGGCGATGTGGACCCCGCACACCCGTTGTGGCGCTCGTCCGCCATGCAAGATGCCGTGGCCCGGCACGACCCGGGAGCCATCGTGCGGCTGGTGCGCCGAGCCGAGAACCTCACCCTCAACGATCTCGGGGTCACCGTGGGGTACACCGCCGCTTCCCTGTCCCGCATGGGACGCGGGCTCCAGCCGATGCGCGACATGGAGCTGCTCCAGCGCCTCGCGGCTCACCTCGGTATCCCGCCGCACTGGCTGGGGCTCGCGCCACGCCAACCGGCGTCAGCCTCTGCATATGCCCCTCCCGGCCCGGTCAGCGGCAACCCGATCCACTTCGTACGCGCGGCCCTCGGCAGCCGGGCGGTGGCGGTGGGAGCGGCGTCAAGGGTGCGGCGGGAGTTGGGTTCCGGGGTGGTACCGGGCGTGTGAGGCCGGTAGGGCACTGGCCGGGGCCGTGAGCCTTCTCGTACATTCTCGTGCCTCTGAGAAAGGCCGCGGCCATGGGCCGTGCACGGCCCGGATACCGAAGGCGCGGCTCACGCCGCGGCGGTAACGGCTCCGCGGTCCCATAGGGGATTCACCACCCCGCGCGGACGGTGAACGCAGCCGGCGCACATCGCGGCGGCCATCCAGGGGAGCTGACCGGTCATGGCGGATCAGAGGAAGAACTGCGAACACGATGTTCCCTGGGGCAAGAAGCACTGCGCGAAATGCAGGCGCCGGGTCTACGCCGGGGCGTGACCTGTGCCGCGGTGTGCGTGCAAGTTCGCGCACATTCCTGGCGGATGGGGCGGCGTCGCGCGCAATCTCAGACAAGGTGCTCGTTCACACAGACGGAAAGGACTGATCATGGCACTGCACATGTTGGGCAAGGATCCGGAGAGCCCTGACGGCAAGTCCCCCACCGTGTACCTCGACGACGAAACCGGCAACTACATTTTGCAGGGCTGGAAGGTGACAGACCCCGCACGGCTTGGGCAGATGGACATCCCCGAGCACGAGACCGTGATCGAATTCCCTGTGCGCATGATGCAGTTCTTCCCGGAGGTGAAGGGTGCCGCAACCGACTCTTGAAGATCGTCTGCGAGCCTGCGAGCGGTCAGCTCTGCACCTGGAGATGAGGGACGGCTACATGCCCTCCGACCGCCGTTACGTTGCCTGGCAACAGGGCCAGCGTGACGCGCCGGAGGACATCGACCCGCAGCTGCGCCCCTGGCTCGGAGTCATCGTGGAGACGGTCGGCCGAGGAGTCGACGTTCGCCGGGCTCGGATCGTGTCCGAGCCGGTGAGCGACTACATCCGGTTCGAGCACCACGTCACCGCGGGAAATGTCGCGGCGGGCGAGTCCGTCCGATGGCTACCCCGCCGCCAGGCATCCGACCTGGCACTTCCGGGCAACGACTTCTGGTTGTTCGATCACAGCCTCGTCGTCTTCCTCCACTTCGACGGTAACGGCGAGCTGGCCCCGGACGGAGACGAAGAGGTCAACACGGAGCCGGCCGTGGCAAAGCTGTGCGCGTCGGCCTTCGAATCCGTGTGGGAGCGTGCCGTGCCCCACGCGGAGTACCGGTTCGCCTGACGGGTCCGTGAAGCGTGCCCTCATCGTCGTCCAGCGTTCAGCAGGCTCGGCAAGCCTTCGGCCTGCGCCTGCGGGAGATCCGCAAGGACGCTGGACTGACGGCGAGGGAGCTGGCCCGGCGGGCCGGTTGGCATGAATCGAAGTGCTCGCGCCTGGAGCACGCGAGAACGCCGCCGTCCGACAACGACATCCGGTCTTGGGCGCTGCACTGCGACGCTCAGGATCAGATCGAGGACCTGATCGCCACGGCGCGCGGCATCGAGGGCATGTACATCGAGTGGCGGCGCGTGGAGCGCGCCGGGCTCAAGCAGGTCCAGGAGTCCGTGGCGCCCCTCGTCGAACGAACGCGCCGTTTTCGCTCCTACCAGTCCTGGGTCGTCCCGGGGCTACTTCAGACCGCCGCGTACACCAAGGCTGTGCTGGAGACCATCACCGCGCTTCGCGACGTGCCGGACGACGTCGACGACGCGGTGCAGGTGCGCATCGAGCGTCAGCAGGCGCTGCACTCCGGTCGCCAGCGCTTCGCCATGCTCCTGGAGGAGTGGGTACTGCGCACGATCATCGGCAACGCGGAGGTCATGGCTGGTCAGCTCGGACATCTGATCTCCGTGGCAACCCTGCCGTCGGTGAGCCTGGGCGTGATCCCGCTGGGCACCCCTCGGGGCAAGGGCTGGCCCGTCGAGTCCTTCACGATCTACGACGAGGAACAGGTCAACGTGGAGCTGGTGTCCGCACACCTGACGGTCACCTCTCCGAGCGAGGTGGCCGAGTACAGCAAGGCATTCGCCGCGCTGGCCGATATCGCCGTCTATGGTGCGCAGGCGCGAGGACTCATCACGGCCGCCATCGACGCACTCAGGTGACGTCGTGCAAGTTCATGCACATTCCTTGTCCAGTGCATACGCGCCTCCGTACGGTCCTTGAGCAGCGGGAATTCCGATCCCCGCCACTGCCGCCGCCGCCCACCGAAACTCTGGCCACGGCTTCCCTGGAGTCCGGCGCCACGCGTCGCCGCCTTCAGGCGCACCCCGCGTCCGAACGGCTCTCTGTTCCCGTATGAGGAGACCTGCGCCATGTTCTGCGTCCGCTGCCGTCAGCCGATCGGGGAGAACGAGCCATTCCGGACTTCCGGGCCAATGTTCGTCACTACCGTCATGAGGTCTGCCTGGAGGACGTCCAGACCGGCATAGAGACCGTCCGGCTGTCGCGAATACCGGGGTGGCTGCGGCTGCCGACCGCGGCCTGAGTCCCTCGGTCCTC
The nucleotide sequence above comes from Streptomyces sp. TS71-3. Encoded proteins:
- a CDS encoding ABC transporter ATP-binding protein — translated: MTAAENAGGSAGMPAEKTGGASAGSAGSAGSAAGSAGSAGSAGSAGSAAGSAGSAAGSAGPILDVADLGVTFGTETGDVPAVRGVALAVAPGETLALVGESGSGKSTVALAAMGLLPANARVTGSVSVGGRQVIGTSEAELAGLRGRSAAMVFQEPATALDPLTRIGAQIAEVIRNHRDVHAREAAREAVELLRRVGIPDPEQRASAFPFQLSGGQRQRVVIAMAIANSPSLLIADEPTTALDVTVQAEVLDLLRALAADSGTGVLLVTHNMGVVADFADRVAVMLDGEIVETGTVTDVLLRPRHDYTKRLLGAVPRLAVAEAGAAGGAPGAGSAGAGGAGTADAAGAAAKSTDTDTGAAKNTDAGGHADATGHAEAGGAGEAVVALEGVSVRFGRGPGAVQALDEVTLSVRAGETVGLVGESGSGKSTAARVALGLVQPSAGSVRLFGSDLRRSRGRARRALLSGVGVVLQDPVASLDARMSVAECVAEPLYVHRGKMTAVQRRARVADVLDRVRLPRALANRAPRELSGGQRQRVSLARALVLEPRLLVADEPTSALDVSVQAAVLEVVRELQDEFGFACLFVSHDLAVVQQFAQRVVVMRAGRIEEQGSTATTLLHPETDYTRRLIAAVPVPDPELQRRRRTARQAALAAGRTAAGA
- a CDS encoding ROK family protein, coding for MFAGVDIGGTTTQVVLCTADLTVVRGTEVPTPAAEGGSAMVGAALDALNGLLEGPGYRLAGVGVGAAGVVDAREGRVLVASDSFHAWAGFPVTETVRSALGVPAFLDNDVNAFLRGEATKGAVAGESHVLGMTLGTGVGGALWVDGALLDGPHGAAGEIGHIPGFGDLPCTCGGRGHLETLASGRSISARYAERTGRHHTAGEIANAAAQADPDAIAVFEAAGAAIARALLITAGLVDITTAVIGGGVSRAWPILAPVIEAALDAEPPVSGNPVHVVRAALGSRAVAVGAASRVRRELGSGAVRGM
- a CDS encoding phosphotransferase family protein, translating into MEFTKDPDRPGLGAALTAVGVPLDEVADCRELGGGTYNTVFRVRRTDGTGLVVKLAPDPATPVLGYERGILGTEALYYERVGGLPGVRVPHVRVGEPGAGGAVGAGGFLVMSECPGTSWYELGDGLGAGERRALRAELGRQLAAVHTLAGEGFGYPAEPFGPLRSGWRVAFLEMVGGVLADAVRFGVPLPRPAEEIHELFAAQGPVLDEVTVPRLVHFDLWDGNILVDRGTAGGSSGPREGATSGQPRIGALIDAERAFWGDPLAEFVSLALFGDIEDDPAFLAGYRAAGGTVTFDTAARRRLELYRCYLHLIMWTEAVPRGYGEERRAWLRERVLGPLAATLDTWRTR
- a CDS encoding glycoside hydrolase family 71/99-like protein, with the protein product MGVSRRTFLSTIAGGTGAAALGAAAGAAHAATPAPRPAARIAGPTASGPGDVVGKISTGYQGWFACAGDGAPINGWWHWSQDWGRSPSPSNNAIKAWPDMREYARAYPTAYPNLNGGGPATLFSSYDQQTVDVHFQWMRTYGIDTAALQRFNPNSSEGATRDDMARKVRSAAESKGVKFYVMYDVSGWTNMQSEIKADWTSKMSAHTASGAYARQNGKPVVCIWGFGYNDGNHPFSQSACLDVINWFKGRGCYVIGGVPREWRTGTGGSRAGYGDVYHALNMISPWMVGAIGDASGSDSAYSTYTVPDQADCNAHGIDYQPCVLPGDVSARQRAHGDFMWRQFYNMCRAGVQGIYVSMFDEYGEGNQIAKTAENASMVPSGSGLWALDEDGTSCSSDYYLRLTGDGGRMLKGQIGLTPTRPTRPRV
- a CDS encoding NUDIX domain-containing protein, which translates into the protein MKQVIARLWRIIRGPMQWRLLWLAHAKFMVGVTGVVRDGQGRVLLLRHRLRPEGRQWGLPTGYAIKGEEFGATVAREVREETGLDVKAGRLVHLKSGYRLRVEVAYEAQFLGGDLAIDSFEILEARWFTPEELPDGMQESRRLLIRGETPN
- a CDS encoding helix-turn-helix transcriptional regulator; the protein is MDPAHPLWRSSAMQDAVARHDPGAIVRLVRRAENLTLNDLGVTVGYTAASLSRMGRGLQPMRDMELLQRLAAHLGIPPHWLGLAPRQPASASAYAPPGPVSGNPIHFVRAALGSRAVAVGAASRVRRELGSGVVPGV
- a CDS encoding DUF6879 family protein, translated to MRDGYMPSDRRYVAWQQGQRDAPEDIDPQLRPWLGVIVETVGRGVDVRRARIVSEPVSDYIRFEHHVTAGNVAAGESVRWLPRRQASDLALPGNDFWLFDHSLVVFLHFDGNGELAPDGDEEVNTEPAVAKLCASAFESVWERAVPHAEYRFA
- a CDS encoding helix-turn-helix transcriptional regulator, which translates into the protein MPSSSSSVQQARQAFGLRLREIRKDAGLTARELARRAGWHESKCSRLEHARTPPSDNDIRSWALHCDAQDQIEDLIATARGIEGMYIEWRRVERAGLKQVQESVAPLVERTRRFRSYQSWVVPGLLQTAAYTKAVLETITALRDVPDDVDDAVQVRIERQQALHSGRQRFAMLLEEWVLRTIIGNAEVMAGQLGHLISVATLPSVSLGVIPLGTPRGKGWPVESFTIYDEEQVNVELVSAHLTVTSPSEVAEYSKAFAALADIAVYGAQARGLITAAIDALR